One window from the genome of Saccharomyces mikatae IFO 1815 strain IFO1815 genome assembly, chromosome: 2 encodes:
- the SMKI02G0830 gene encoding uncharacterized protein (similar to Saccharomyces cerevisiae YBL029C-A; ancestral locus Anc_3.315), with the protein MSFIPIVCGMKSFDSSYDSVPGHQSLYCPNCHNYSVCPIKRKEFFTIWFIPLVPVFWGKQLHCSICNWRQDFKNEEQLNKVVQEQQNLRQKLPN; encoded by the coding sequence ATGTCGTTCATCCCCATTGTATGTGGTATGAAGAGTTTCGACTCTTCATACGATTCTGTGCCAGGACATCAGAGTCTGTACTGTCCGAACTGTCATAATTATAGCGTGTGCCCcataaaaagaaaggaatttttcactatttGGTTCATACCGCTGGTTCCTGTTTTCTGGGGCAAACAGTTACATTGTTCCATCTGTAATTGGAGGCAAGACTTTAAAAATGAGGAACAGCTGAATAAAGTCGTTCAAGAACAACAAAACTTGCGACAAAAGCTGCCTAATTGA
- the SMKI02G0840 gene encoding uncharacterized protein (similar to Saccharomyces cerevisiae YBL029W; ancestral locus Anc_3.314), which yields MCANIPEFDSFYENENINYNLESLTPLNCDINSPFFPINNNDINVNAYNDESLTYSNFLLSYKDKLSATTNKNNSINNNSNNINNNSNNNSNSNNLLGNGISQMAFLLDYPSTLNEPQFAVNCKDIYKKDISTPSSLVSSLPSAKFSLSLSNSPSPPPPPPTSSSLEQKETSTSNTSTIGDTFADPITFEKETLPQTQELTLENLNNQLNYPDFTINAIEQDPVPSFSSSSSSSESTASCGRKRKACHDSFTNSSPSSSSESKKISDSRLSAEGLAKVLNLESPEEALKRERFILGIFQNELNYPLGYKTWIRDTTKEYRTKLINQLHERVKVKYPEYNQSILETIIRRGTYYMMQSRLRRERRMKLKERKRTT from the coding sequence ATGTGCGCTAACATCCCTGAATTTGATTCTTTTTACGAGaatgaaaatataaatTACAACTTAGAATCGCTCACACCATTAAACTGTGATATCAATTCGCCCTTTTTCCCCATTAATAACAATGACATCAATGTTAACGCTTACAATGATGAAAGTTTAACTTACTCCAACTTTTTGTTATCTTATAAGGATAAGCTGAGTGCTACaactaataaaaacaatagcatcaataataatagtaataatattaataataatagtaataataatagtaatagtaataatcTACTCGGTAATGGTATCAGTCAGATGGCTTTTTTACTCGATTACCCCTCTACTCTCAATGAGCCGCAGTTTGCAGTAAATTGTAAAGACATTTACAAAAAGGACATATCGACACCCTCCTCATTAGTATCAAGCTTGCCATCTGctaaattttctttatccttATCGAATTCGCCTtctcctcctcctcctccacCAACGTCTTCCTCTTTGGAGCAGAAGGAAACATCGACTTCTAATACCAGCACGATCGGCGACACATTTGCCGATCCTATCACATTCGAAAAGGAGACTTTGCCCCAAACACAAGAGTTGACCTTAGAAAACCTGAACAATCAACTGAACTATCCTGATTTTACGATAAATGCCATTGAGCAAGATCCTGTCCCATCTTTttcgtcatcatcttcatcttcagaaTCAACGGCATCTTGCGGcaggaaaaggaaagcCTGTCATGATTCATTCACAAACTCGTCGccttcttcgtcttctgAGTCCAAGAAAATTTCCGATTCAAGATTATCTGCCGAAGGTTTGGCGAAAGTGCTAAACTTAGAATCTCCCGAAGAAGCCTTAAAACGAGAACGGTTTATATTGGGTATTTTCCAGAATGAACTAAATTACCCGCTAGGTTACAAGACGTGGATCAGGGATACTACAAAAGAATACAGGACGAAGTTGATCAACCAACTGCACGAACGAGTGAAGGTAAAATACCCTGAATACAACCAGTCCATATTGGAAACTATTATTAGGCGAGGTACCTACTACATGATGCAGAGCAGGTTGAGaagggaaagaagaatgaaaCTTAAAGAACGTAAAAGAACAACCTAA
- the RPL19B gene encoding 60S ribosomal protein eL19 (similar to Saccharomyces cerevisiae RPL19B (YBL027W) and RPL19A (YBR084C-A); ancestral locus Anc_3.312), with protein MANLRTQKRLAASVVGVGKRKVWLDPNETSEIAQANSRNAIRKLVKNGTIVKKAVTVHSKSRTRAHAQSKREGRHSGYGKRKGTREARLPSQVVWIRRLRVLRRLLAKYRDAGKIDKHLYHVLYKESKGNAFKHKRALVEHIIQAKADAQREKALNEEAEARRLKNRAARDRRAQRVAEKRDALLKEDA; from the exons AT GGCTAACTTGCGTACTCAAAAGAGACTTGCCGCTTCTGTTGTCGGTGTTGGTAAGAGAAAGGTTTGGTTAGACCCAAACGAAACCTCTGAAATTGCCCAAGCCAACTCTAGAAACGCCATTAGAAAATTGGTCAAGAACGGAACCATCGTCAAGAAGGCTGTTACTGTCCACTCTAAATCTAGAACTAGAGCCCACGCTCAATCCAAGAGAGAAGGTCGTCACAGTGGTTACGGTAAGAGAAAAGGTACTAGAGAAGCTCGTTTACCATCCCAAGTCGTCTGGATCAGAAGATTACGTGTCTTGAGAAGATTATTGGCCAAGTACCGTGACGCTGGTAAGATTGACAAGCATTTGTACCACGTCTTGTACAAGGAATCTAAGGGTAATGCCTTCAAGCACAAGAGAGCTTTGGTTGAACACATTATTCAAGCTAAGGCTGATGCTCAACGTGAAAAGGCTTTGAACGAAGAAGCTGAAGCTAGAAGATTGAAGAACAGAGCAGCTCGTGACAGAAGAGCTCAAAGAGTTGCTGAAAAGAGAGATGCTTTGTTGAAGGAAGACGCTTAA
- the SHE1 gene encoding She1p (similar to Saccharomyces cerevisiae SHE1 (YBL031W); ancestral locus Anc_3.317), whose amino-acid sequence MNDKLQKEHRDKDTTSQFNDFTPPHMSIDFHSNNNSNIIETIGVSKRLGNSVLSELDSRATSKFEFLKDQSQQQHNGNKSGEQKLDSYNINEFFQAKHDSQFGQMESLDTHYTLLHTPKRKSQNAIPQDRPESMKRSRPSRSIPYTTPVVNDITRRIRRLKLRNSLVNGNDIVARARSMQAKSNVNSIKNTPLSKPKPFIPKPNFLMPTTNSLNKINSTHRNASSSSSSSSSSAPSIPKSKVPRSSSIRDLHTRSKPPERTPVAQGTSSQLKNSISVFDRLYKQTTFSRSTSMKNLSSETQTKSKENINSKTRLVKSKTSGSLSSHLKQNAATSSKNERPIWR is encoded by the coding sequence ATGAATGataaacttcaaaaagagCACAGAGATAAAGACACCACTTCCCAATTTAATGATTTTACGCCGCCGCATATGAGTATAGACTTCCATTCAAATAACAATAGCAATATCATCGAGACTATTGGTGTTTCCAAAAGACTTGGCAACTCCGTACTAAGCGAACTAGATTCTAGAGCTACTTCGAAGTTTGAATTCCTAAAAGACCAATCCCAGCAACAACATAACGGTAATAAGAGCGGCGAACAGAAATTGGACTCGTATAATATCAATGAGTTTTTCCAAGCAAAGCATGATTCTCAATTTGGTCAGATGGAGTCGTTAGACACGCATTATACGCTCTTGCATACACCTAAGAGGAAATCTCAGAATGCAATTCCACAGGACCGGCCCGAATCGATGAAAAGGTCAAGGCCTTCACGTTCGATTCCATACACTACCCCAGTGGTCAATGATATCACAAGAAGAATACGAAGGTTGAAGCTGCGCAACTCGTTGGTCAATGGTAATGACATTGTAGCCAGAGCAAGATCTATGCAAGCGAAGTCTAATGTTAATTCGATAAAGAACACGCCATTGTCAAAACCCAAACCGTTCATACCCAAGCCAAACTTTCTAATGCCCACGACAAATTCTTTAAACAAGATCAACTCTACTCATCGTAATGCATCgtcctcttcttcttcctcctcctcATCAGCTCCATCGATCCCAAAATCTAAAGTACCCAgatcttcatcaataagAGATTTACACACCAGAAGCAAACCACCAGAACGCACACCGGTTGCGCAAGGAACAAGTTctcaattgaagaattcaatTTCCGTCTTTGATAGACTTTACAAGCAAACAACGTTCTCTAGGTCGACAtctatgaaaaatttatcaTCAGAAACTCAGACAAAATCcaaagaaaacatcaaTTCAAAGACTCGACTGGTAAAGAGTAAGACAAGCGGCTCATTGTCCAGTCATCTCAAGCAGAATGCGGCTACTAGCTCAAAGAATGAAAGGCCCATTTGgcgatga
- the RIB1 gene encoding GTP cyclohydrolase II (similar to Saccharomyces cerevisiae RIB1 (YBL033C); ancestral locus Anc_3.319), whose protein sequence is MTMEKIKSVNQDSSKNEVGSAGGGKDDGGLPFVQCVARARIPTTQGPDIFLHLYSNNRDNKEHLAIVFGEDIRSRSLFRRRLYETQQDRMIRGAYIGKLYPGRTVADEDDRLGLALEFDDITGELLASKATTWDFHNRTLVRIHSECYTGENAWSARCDCGEQFDRAGRLIACDHEPTSNIQGGSGHGVIVYLRQEGRGIGLGEKLKAYNLQDLGADTVQANLMLKHPVDARDFSLGKAILLDLGIGNVRLLTNNPEKIKQVDHAPLLKCVERVPMVPIHWTNSSEGIDSKEIEGYLRTKIERMGHLLTEPLKLHTNPQSTESDKTQKENNMNSALSSTSTLAI, encoded by the coding sequence ATGACAATGGAAAAGATCAAAAGCGTTAATCAGGATAGTAGCAAAAATGAGGTTGGTAGTGCGGGAGGTGGTAAGGATGACGGCGGCTTGCCCTTTGTACAATGTGTTGCAAGAGCTCGCATCCCCACCACACAGGGTCCGGATATCTTTTTACATCTATACAGCAATAATCGTGACAACAAGGAACATTTGGCGATTGTGTTTGGTGAAGACATACGGTCGCGCTCGCTATTCCGTAGAAGACTGTACGAGACGCAGCAAGATAGAATGATCAGGGGTGCCTATATCGGCAAGTTATACCCTGGAAGGACGGTGGCAGATGAGGACGACAGACTCGGTTTGGCGCTGGAGTTTGATGATATTACAGGTGAGCTATTAGCTTCGAAGGCTACGACATGGGACTTCCACAACCGCACGTTGGTGCGGATACATTCTGAGTGTTACACCGGTGAGAACGCCTGGAGTGCACGTTGTGATTGTGGTGAGCAATTTGACAGGGCCGGCAGACTTATTGCATGTGATCACGAGCCCACAAGCAACATCCAGGGTGGCAGCGGCCATGGTGTTATCGTATATCTAAGACAAGAGGGTCGTGGCATCGGGTTGGGTGAGAAGCTCAAGGCATACAACCTGCAAGATTTGGGTGCTGATACTGTACAGGCGAATTTAATGCTGAAACATCCTGTGGATGCTAGGGACTTCTCGCTGGGCAAGGCCATTTTGCTGGACCTGGGCATTGGCAACGTCAGGCTGCTGACAAATAATCcggaaaaaataaaacaggTAGATCACGCGCCTCTTCTGAAGTGTGTCGAACGAGTGCCCATGGTACCTATCCACTGGACGAACTCCAGCGAAGGTATAGACTCCAAGGAAATAGAGGGTTATCTCAGGACCAAGATAGAAAGGATGGGCCATCTACTCACGGAACCTTTGAAACTACATACTAATCCTCAATCTACCGAGTCAGATAAAACCCAGAAGGAAAACAACATGAACTCTGCGCTGTCATCAACATCCACGCTGGCAATATAA
- the PET9 gene encoding ADP/ATP carrier protein PET9 (similar to Saccharomyces cerevisiae PET9 (YBL030C) and AAC3 (YBR085W); ancestral locus Anc_3.316), producing the protein MSSNAQVKTPLPSASAPKKESNFLIDFLMGGVSAAVAKTAASPIERVKLLIQNQDEMLKQGTLDKKYAGILDCFKRTAKQEGIISFWRGNTANVIRYFPTQALNFAFKDKIKAMFGFKKEEGYTKWFAGNLASGGAAGALSLMFVYSLDYARTRLAADSKSSKKGGARQFNGLVDVYKKTLKSDGIAGLYRGFLPSVVGIVVYRGLYFGMYDSLKPLLLTGSLEGSFLASFLLGWVVTTGASTCSYPLDTVRRRMMMTSGQAVKYDGAFDCMRKIVAAEGVSSLFKGCGANILRGVAGAGVISMYDQLQMILFGKKFK; encoded by the coding sequence ATGTCCTCTAACGCCCAAGTCAAAACCCCATTACCATCAGCCTCAGCTCCAAAGAAGGAATCAAACTTTTTGATTGATTTCTTAATGGGTGGTGTCAGTGCTGCCGTCGCTAAGACTGCTGCCTCTCCCATTGAAAGAGTCAAGCTTTTGATTCAAAACCAAGATGAAATGTTGAAGCAAGGTACCCTAGACAAAAAGTACGCTGGTATCTTGGACTGTTTCAAGAGAACTGCCAAGCAGGAAGGTATCATCTCATTCTGGAGAGGTAACACTGCTAACGTTATTCGTTATTTCCCTACTCAAGCTTTGAATTTCGCTTTCAAGGACAAGATTAAAGCCATGTTTGGTTTCAAGAAGGAAGAAGGTTACACTAAGTGGTTTGCCGGTAACTTGGCTTCTGGTGGTGCTGCTGGTGCGTTGTCCTTGATGTTTGTTTACTCTTTGGATTACGCAAGAACTAGACTGGCTGCTGACTCCAAGTCCTCCAAGAAGGGTGGTGCTCGTCAATTCAACGGTTTGGTTGACGTCTACAAGAAGACCTTGAAGTCTGATGGTATTGCTGGTCTTTACAGAGGTTTCTTACCTTCTGTTGTTGGTATTGTTGTCTACAGAGGTCTATACTTCGGTATGTACGATTCTTTGAAGCCTCTATTGTTGACTGGTTCTTTGGAAGGTTCATTCTTGGCTTCATTCTTGTTAGGTTGGGTTGTTACTACTGGTGCTTCCACATGTTCTTACCCATTGGATACCGtcagaagaagaatgatgatgacttCTGGCCAAGCTGTTAAGTACGATGGTGCCTTTGACTGTATGAGAAAGATTGTTGCCGCTGAAGGTGTCAGTTCTCTATTCAAGGGTTGTGGTGCTAATATTCTCAGAGGTGTTGCAGGTGCTGGTGTTATCTCAATGTACGATCAACTGCAAATGATCTTGTTTGGTAAGAAGTTCAAATAA
- the SMKI02G0850 gene encoding uncharacterized protein (similar to Saccharomyces cerevisiae YBL028C; ancestral locus Anc_3.313): MAKSLRASSHLNAKSIKRRGVFQKAVDAREQRISDKLKEDLLKQKIEDLKKKEEQGIDVEIEEKKVTEKAPLKKITTSGWRDGRHHVYKKAKLMKQSKKKTSFTRF, from the coding sequence ATGGCCAAATCATTACGTGCTAGCAGTCATCTTAACGCtaaatctatcaaaagaCGTGGAGTTTTCCAAAAAGCAGTAGATGCACGTGAACAAAGAATATCTGATAAACTAAAGGAAGACTTACTAAAGCAAAAAATAGAAGatctgaagaaaaaggaagagcAAGGAATTGACGTAGAGATTGAGGAGAAAAAGGTTACTGAAAAAGctcctttgaaaaagataacTACTTCTGGTTGGAGAGACGGTAGACATCATGTCTATAAAAAGGCTAAGCTGATGAAACAGtctaaaaagaaaacatcaTTTACCAGATTCTAA
- the HEK2 gene encoding Hek2p (similar to Saccharomyces cerevisiae HEK2 (YBL032W); ancestral locus Anc_3.318) produces the protein MSQFFEAATPVAIPTSNANGGTSDAGSAATGAAPVVGATSQPTINHRLLLSLKEAAKIIGTKGSTISRIRASNSVKIGISEKVPGCSDRILSCAGNVINVANAIGDIVDVLNKRNPENEDAAEGEIEEHYNFHFLNHILPAPSKGEIRDLQQLENIGYVRLIVANSHISSIIGKAGATIKSLINKHGVKIVASKDFLPASDERIIEIQGFPGSITNVLIEISEIILSDVDVRFSTERSYFPHLKKSSGEPTPASSSSNTKIELKIPELYVGAIIGRGMNRIKNLKTFTKTNIVVERKDDDDKDENFRKFIITSKFPKNVKLAESMLLKNLNTEIEKRENYKRKLEASEGSTTAVSEHSDVPSSSEEKEEVQEEHDNEGQQ, from the coding sequence ATGTCACAGTTCTTCGAAGCTGCTACTCCCGTTGCAATCCCTACAAGCAATGCCAACGGCGGCACCAGTGATGCCGGCAGCGCCGCCACTGGCGCCGCCCCTGTTGTTGGCGCCACCTCTCAACCTACCATCAATCATAGGCTATTGCTGTCTCTGAAAGAGGCTGCCAAGATCATTGGCACCAAGGGCTCTACCATCTCACGCATAAGAGCTTCCAACTCCGTCAAGATTGGTATTTCTGAAAAGGTACCCGGTTGTTCCGACAGAATTCTATCCTGTGCAGGTAATGTAATTAATGTGGCGAACGCCATCGGTGATATTGTTGACGTGCTCAACAAGCGGAATCCCGAGAATGAGGATGCCGCTGAAGGCGAGATCGAGGAGCACTATAACTTCCATTTCCTGAACCATATTTTGCCAGCTCCCTCTAAGGGCGAAATTAGAGACCTGCAACAACTAGAAAACATTGGTTATGTGAGGCTCATTGTGGCAAATTCCCACATCTCTTCGATCATCGGCAAGGCTGGCGCCACCATTAAGTCTCTTATCAATAAGCACGGCGTCAAGATTGTGGCCTCCAAGGACTTCTTGCCTGCTAGTGACGAGAGAATCATTGAGATCCAAGGTTTTCCAGGTTCCATCACGAACGTACTCATTGAAATCAGCGAGATTATTTTGAGTGATGTTGACGTGAGATTCAGCACAGAAAGATCTTATTTTCCTCATTTAAAAAAGTCGTCTGGTGAACCTACCCCCGCTTCTAGTTCTTCCAACACTAAAATTGAATTGAAGATCCCAGAACTTTACGTGGGTGCCATTATTGGTCGTGGAATGAACAGaatcaaaaacttgaaaactTTTACTAAAACTAATATTGTTGTGGAAAGGAAGGATGATGACGACAAGGACGAAAATTTTAGAAAATTCATAATCACAAGTAAATTCCCGAAGAATGTAAAACTCGCTGAATCCatgcttttgaaaaacctGAATACCGAAATTGAGAAGCGTGAAAACTATAAGAGAAAGCTGGAAGCCTCGGAAGGAAGTACCACTGCTGTTTCTGAACATTCCGATGTTCCTTCCTCTTCCGAAGAGAAGGAAGAAGTGCAGGAGGAACATGACAATGAAGGACAACAGTAG